The nucleotide window aatcgtccatctagcccagtgtcttccgacagtggccactgccaggtgccccagagggaatgaactgaacagggaatcatcaagtgatccatcccctgatgcccattcccagctctttataagagcccttaacacagtggttttcaaactttttatattggtgacccctttcacgcaGCAAAACTCTTGAGTGTGACCCCGCTTATAAATTCAAAATGGGGGGGGTAATTTAATGGGGGCTtggggctgtcagccccacagaGCTGACAGCTGGTGACCCCCGTGTAACCACCTTGTGGGTTACGACCCCGTTTGAGCGCTCCTGCCTTAACGGAGATGCTGGCTGTTCTCAGGTCCCGCTCCTCAGTCGGCTTTTCCCAAGACTGATCAGGCCCCGTTTTAAATCTTTCCTCCATCCTACGTccgttttttttaaccttcagtCAGGTTTGTTGCTCTCCACAGGCCTCTccccaatttgtccccatctttcctgatGTGTGGTGctcggaactggacacagttctccagctgagaccttagcagtgctgaggagagcaggacaattatctccggttaatacagcccagaatagAAGCAGCCTTTTTGCAACTGcttcacactgttgactcacctTCAATTTGTGACCCcctctaacccccagatcctttgcGCAGTCCTGCCTTCTAGCCAattagtccccattttgtagctgggcaTTTTAATttcccttcctaagtgaagtacttggcacttgtctttattgaatttcagctttttgatttcagaccagttctgtAATTCTCTTGTAGCCTGTTTCCATGACAGCGACATCTTTCTCCCCGGGTTCCTTATGTCACCTGTTGTCCTCCTCTTTTCAGTCCCCCCCAAGCGGTACCTGTTCAAGGCCTTGTCTagaaatacactttttttttttacctgcccAAATCACTTCAGCCTTCTTCCTCAGATCGTTGTCTCTGCAGTCTGCTGGCCAGTCTCGTGCAGCGCCATTGTCAGCTGCTTACCCCGCAGAAGGCGCCCAGTGCCCTCCGGGCACCCCTGGATGGAACACGCTGACTTACCCGCTGGGAGCCTGCAGCATTTGCCAAGTTTCAGAAGCACGGGCCAGCGTGGGGCTCCCACGAACACTGCATCCCTACGTGGAGCTCCTTGCAAAAGCGGACCAGTTGGGGCACCAGGTGAGGCACCGGATCCGAGGGGGGGCACCCAGTCCTagtgatggggaaaggggggcaccCAGCCCGCAGGGTGCAGAGTCCAGTGCGGTGGCACCTAGTGCAAAGGGGTGGAGtgcggcagggcagggggctcccagtggtggggggcagggcaaggggagagcccgggggcagggggctgccgggggtgaggggcagggcaaggggagcacctgggggtgggggcggggtggggggcagtgcaaGGGGAGAGCccgggggcggggatgggggaggggtggggggcagggcaaggggagggcccgggggcgggggcagggggctcccagtggtggggggcagggcaaggtggggcggggtgggggggagcgccCGGTCCCTAGTGGCTCAGGCCGGCCCAGGCTCCCGACCTCCAACTCCCAGAAGGCCGCGGGCCGCGCACGCCGCCTGCGTGCCACGGCGCCTGAGAATGACGTCAGGTCCGCGACGGGAGAGGCCGCTGGCTGCTGAGCGGGGAGGCCGGTGAGAGGCTGGGGGGGTGTAGTGGGgcccggcggggctggggggggtatATCGCGGCTGGGGGGGTGCAATGGGgcccggcggggctgggggggtatCGGAGCTGGGGGGGTGTAGTGGGgcccggcggggctgggggggggggtatcggggctggggggggtgtagtgggggctgggggggtatCGGAACTGGGGGGTGTAGTGGGgcccggcggggctggggggggtgtagtgggggctgggggggtatcggagctgggggggaggtgtagtggggccggggggggggtgtagtgGGGCCCAGCGGGGCTGGTGGGATATCAGGACTGGGGGGGGGTGTAGTGGGgcccggcggggctggggggggtatcggagctgggggggaggtgtagtggggccggggggggggggtgtagtggGGCCCAGCGGGGCTGGTGGGGATatcaggactggggggggggtgtagtggggcccggcggggctgggggggtatcggagctggggggaggtgtagtggggccggggggggggtgtagtgGGGCCCAGCGGGGCTGGTGGGATatcaggactggggggggggtgtagtggggcctggcggggctggggggtatatcggggctggggggggggtgtagtggggcccggcggggctgggggggggtatcggggctgggggggggtatCGGCATCTCAGCCGCGACCCGCTCTCCGTTGCTGACCTGCTCTCCCCGCCTCTCTTGCAGCCCGTCCTGCGCCGAGACCCGGCCACGCGCACCATGACCAAGCTGGTGCAGTGGCTGTGCGGACTGGCCCTGCTGGGCACTGCCTGGGCCACCCTGGCCTTGGACCCCCTGGGCCtccacctccctctgccctgccagcaGGTGCTCTGGCCGTTCCCCGTGTACCTGCTGGTGGCGTTCGGCTGCTACTCCCTGGCGACCATTGGCTACCGCCTGGCTACGTTCAATGACTGCGAGGCTGCGGCGAAGGAGCTCCAGGAGCAGATCAGAGAGGCCCGAGCGGACCTGAGCCGGCGAGGGCTGAAGTTCTGACCCACGAGGTGgggaggctgcaccccagggagcTGGGCCGCTCACCTCACTTGGATTAGCACAATAAAGAATCAGTGTATGTAGCTGAGCCTTGCTGACAGCCTGGGGAAGGGCCGTTGCAGACTGGGCTCTGGGTGGGTTCCTGCTGCGGCAGGGGGCTGGTCCATCCCCTCAGGAGAACAGGGGCAGGTGACACGTGGCACTGAGTGCACGAGACGGGTGGGGACTCGATGGTGATGGTAACTAGAGGTGGTCAGTGCAGCAGCTTGCTGCTAGGGGACTCCCTTCactcctgcagccaggcccccttGGTGGGGTTCCTAGCTGCTCTCACAAGCAAACCGGGCCAGGGTTTGGATGAGAGAGTCCCAGGAATCACTCATGTGTTGCCAGGGGTGACTCACTGGCCgatgctcttccctctgagtcagcagCAGGGAAACACTGTGCTGCTCTGTGTCAGATGCAGGGTGCAAGCGAGGTCCTGAGCACTGTCCTAGGGAGGTGGATAATTCTGTACTGTCTTCTTCAGTCCCCTGAGAGTGACACTGCTCGGGCTAGCCACCCCCAGGCAGCTGTCTGAGCCCAAGCTGCCTACGCCCCACCCACTGACTCCCCTGGTTACTCGTAGTGGGAAGCTGCAGAGATCGAGTCTTGCCTCTGACTCCTctaccttcccctctccccagggccCCCTCCTTGGCTCTCAGCAGCCAGTGGGCATTAAatcagggcagtggggggctaTCAACCAGACCGCATGCCAAggctgcagcccccccagctcAGGCTCCAGCATGCTGTCTGGGCGCTGGGTGACGCTGCTGGCCCAGGGACGTGGGAAGAGTTGTCATTTCCAgggtgggctgggccaggccgTGCTAGCGAGAACCTTGCTTCCATGGCACAGTGACTTTCACACGCTGGTTGAAGACGATGAGCAAGTTCAGCAGGGTTTTgtacagccccctgccctccagaaGGTGAATGGGGAGGCTGCTTCCCTCAGGGAATCCCTTGCTCCTGAGCAACCCAACAGCCCCGTCCATGGGCTGTCTCCCTGGCTGGCACAGGCCCTGCTGCAGGGCCcatggggctccctgcagccagaagggctgggctgctgcctgaGTGACACATGCTGGGGCCTGCCTCCCTGGCAGACTCCCTGGGTTCCTTGCATACCAGCCAAAGGACTTTCTTGTTCTTAATTATTGGCTGCGCATCTTTCTGCAAAAGGAGCAGTTGATATCAAAGGGAGGAATGGGGCTAATTAGCAGGAGCGACTAATTAGCTACTTCCTGAGCAACAGTGGCAGCAAGGAAGGCGGGACAGCCAGTTAGTTGCAGTCTTGTCCATGCGTGGCCAGTCATGGCCTGGCAGCACCTAGCCATGGCCTTGGGCAGCTGGCTCAACTGAGGGacgctccccagctcccagcatggCCCTGGCTGGGGCCCTGCAGGGTGGATACTGAGGGAGGGGGCTTGATGGAGCCCACTAGGGACTCCCAGTAGCAGGCCACCCTGtcgagccccagcccagggcagagaggagctgccCTCGTCAGGATGATCCTGCACATCTTGCGCGTTACCAGGTAACAGGAGGTCAGCTCTGCCAGAAGCCGCCCCATCCTCTCAGCTCCCTGGGGACACAGCGAGGATCAGAACAGCCCCACCCCCGttgggctgaggggagggggagctgctctttggagcaggttGATCCAAATGTGGCTGTCCCTTCAGCCCCCAGTGGGAGCAGGCTGTTTCTCAGGTGCTGTCCACGTGTTTGCACATGATGCCCTGTGTGACTCTTCCTGGGACAGGGCACCCATTGACTTGGGGGGTAGGGGgacctgcaggatcaggccctagggtAGCCCCTCTCTTGCTCTTTCTCCTCTGCCTCAAACCGATCTGAGAGGGGCCCCCAGTTCCCAATAACGccaccagggctgggggggttgagTGCACCTGGGGCTGTTGGGTGTATCCTCATATGTACCACCAAGTTCTGGGGCACCAGGGGGTGCAGGCCCTCCACAACCCCGGCCTGCTCTCTGTGCCTGGGAGCGCCCAGAGCTGAGGAAACAGGCACCACACTCTGGCTTTGATTTATTAAAAGGCACTTATGCTCATACAAAACAGCAGTACAAACCAAGGCATCCAACAGAGAAGAGGGCAGCCCCCCAGCACCGCACTTGGCTCCCACCACAGCCCCCCTAGAATGGTTGAGCACAGCAGGGAGGAAGAGAGTCCCCAGAGCTGGCCAGGTGCATGGGGGTTGGTGCAGGGGCACTGCTGAAGTGTCAAAGGCACTATTCCCAATAGAGCAAactaataaaaaatgaaaatggctGGAGGTCGGGGGGGGCATCCCTTGCGGCAAGGCAGCCATGACTCCTCAgagcccccaggagcagcagagccccaggcagggggcagtACCCGTGTAGTGCAAGGCTCTTTGGCTAAGGCAGGCCTAAGGGGCGGCTGGCAGGGGCCTCCACCAGGGCAGGGGCAAGGGCAGTAGAATCACAGTGTGAGCATTGGCTCCTCCCTTCATCGGTCAGTGAAggtactggggggagggaaatcattCGACCCATGGGCTGAGGAGCTGGGTCTGCACCTGCCGCTGGCTCCCCACCTCAAGGGCTCAGTGATGCTTCTTCCTGCCCCAGGACGGCGGAGATGGCAGGTCCCAGGCCTCAGGCCTGCAGGGGCTTGTAGAGCTTGTCCTGGTCCGGAGGGAACTGCCAGAATAACCAGAACCGCAGGATGCTGGTGACTATCCCGGGGACGTTAGGGACCTGAGTGGGAAGGGAacgggggggggcacagagagaggagaGCTATAAATCCTGTAGCAGTTTTACTCTTCCCATGCCCTCCCCTCGCAAGCGGCTCCATCAGCCACGTGCCATGGGAAGCTGTATTGGCTGTCTGCCAGCCAATTAATTAAAATCAGGACCCATCGCCCTGAGCGCGGGTCACAAGGCAGCACAGGGGGCTCCACGGGATGGCTCGGGAACAGCGCACCGCGCTCGCTGGGGTCTGGGCCTGCACCCCACGATTCCCAGGCCAGCCCCCCCATGTGGCagtgagtgggagggaggggcccCAGCCCTCCGCCAAACCGCACTCACCATGATGTAGAGGTCATTGAGCTGGAGGCCATAGAGCGTCCAACTGGCTGAGGCCAGGAAGGTGGCCACAGTCAGTGGGAAGGACAGGCACCGGGTTGACCTGGTCCGGATGACCTTGGCCTGCAGGGAACACAGAAGGGGCTAAGTTCAGGGCACTGAGGGGAGCTTCCTGCagatcccagccagggcccctCCCAGAGTGACAGCTGTCTCCTGCGAGCCCATGGGGCCAAGGAAGAACCAGAGCTGAGCGGCCCACTGGGGTCTCCTTTGGGCTCCCAACCCCAAGGCCTCCAAGCTGAGGGACTGGGCACCTCACCTGCAGGAACCCAAAggccccagcatgcactgctctgcCCCAAACCAGCAGAACGCCCCCCAGAGGCCAGTGACACGGCCCATGCCCCAGGCCAGCGCCCCAGTTAGGCAGGTTCCCCTCCGCATGCTTCCCGCGAGGGAGCCACACGCACCAGGGCAGCCAGGGGCGAGAGGTACATGCTGATGGTGAAGACGCTGCAGAAGAGCCCCAGGTGTGCCAGGCGCACGTCCAGGTCTGGGGTCAGGAGGTTGAAGTAGCAGAAGCCGAGGGTCAGCACCCCCAGCAGGGCCGCGCTCTGCAGCAGAACCCGGCGCTGGGGGACGGGAAGAGGGCAGTCAGGGCTGATACCACGATGGCACAGGAAACCCCCTCCCAAGAAATGCCACTGCCGGACCCCGCCCCAGGCACCTCCCTCCTCATGCCAACTCCGCCCCTTCACAGGAATCCCTCCAAGCCTGCCCGTTCCCCCAGGGCACCTCCCGCTGGAGCCTGGCAGGCGGGAGGGACTTGCTCTCCACCCACCTTCTCGGGGCTGAAGTAGAGGTACACCAGGATGTACAGGGTCTGCAGCGCCGCCCCGATGGTGTTCACAGTGATCAGTGTCCAGTCCTGCTTCAAGCACCCGTAGCTCAGCCAGCTCAGGTTACTGCAAGGGGAGACCAGGCTGGGTAGTCACCGGCACTGCTGCCTGTGGGTGGGGAGCCCCTCCAACACTGGAGCACGTCCCCGTCCGTGAGCCTCCCAGAGCAAGTGCTCCCCACCACTGTACAAGCCGCTGGAGCGTGTGCCCTGCCCAGCTGTTGTCCAAGCCCCCCTCCACTTGAGCCCCAACTCCATCAACCACATGACCCTCCGGCCTCCACCCCCTCTGTCCCCCTCATGTCAGCAGGGGCTGGACATACTTTACATCGGTGGTAAGGAAGGGCAGAAACTGGATATTCTCCACACTCCGTGTCCGAAACATCTGGCGCAGGTCAGTCCTAGGGATAAGACAGGTGAGAAATGCCTCCCATCCCCCCAAGTCTGAGGGGACCCAACCCCCCATCCCGGCCCAAGACCCCCCCGAGTCTGAGAGGGCATTGCCGCAGTGGCTGTGACAAGGGTGACACCCAGAAGCAGTGTTGCTGTTTGCCATTTTTCAGCCTTGGTGTCAGGTGGTTACATGGCGGGTAGGGCCTGCTCTGGACTCAGTGTTGAACAGGGGCAGCGCCCAGCTGCGTTAGGATTTTATACTGCTCTAGTGACTGGTGCACCCCCAGGGACGGGCCAGTCCCCCAGTGTGACGGGGCCCCCTCGCCAGCCAGCTCACCCCGCCCCTGACGGGATACGTCCCGCCCTGGCAGCGCCTCCACCCGCTGCGTCCGCACTCGGGGCTGCGTGAACCAGCTGCAGTGGGATGGATAAACCGGGGTAACTTCCTAGCGCCGGCAAGGCGCAAATTCCCAGCTCTCACGACGGCAGAGAAATGCTGGCAAACGGAAcccgcctccccccagccctgacgGTCCCGAGGACGTCGCTCTTTTAAAAATCCTCGTGATTGAGGACAGCTCGGAGTTGGCCAAACTGTAGAGGCCCAGCCATGCCAGGAGCTGCCCATGCGAGTCACGGCCCAccccacagggctgggggcagggtagcCACTGGGAAAGGAGGGAGCCCCCAGGGGTAAGTTCCTGTGTCCATAGAGCTGCCAACCCACAGCGATGCCCAGGCCCACCCAGTCCCTAGTAATCCAtagcagcccagcccccagcaacCCCCAGCCTCTGGTAACCCATAGCTCTTCCCAGCGCAGCCCCCTAGTAACCCACAGCACCCcacaacaccccaacccccagcacccCAATGCAGCCCCCCAGCCTCTAGTAAGCCATAGCTCTTCCCAGTGCAGCCCCCTAGTAACCCACAGCACCCcacaacaccccaacccccagcaacACCCAGCACCCCAGTGCAGCCCCCCAGCCTCTAGTAAGCCATAGCTCTTCCCAGCGCAGCCCCCTAGTAACCcacagcaccccaacccccagcaacccccagcaccccacaacaccccaacccccagcaacACCCAGCACCCCAGTGCAGCCCCCCAGCCTCTAGTAAGCCATAGCTCTTCCCAGCGCAGCCCCCTAGTAACCcacaacaccccaacccccagcaccaGTAACCCATAGCTCTCCCCAGTCCAGTCCCCAGCAACCCGCAGACACCCTCAACCCCCAgtaacccacagccccccagcccagcccctagtCCCCCCCAgtaacccacagccccccaacccagcccctaGTCCCCCCCGTAACACATAGTCCCCCAACCCCCCataacccacagccccccaacccggcCCCTCGCTCCCCCCCAGTAACCCAtagccccccagcccggcccctagTCCCCCCCAttaacccacagccccccaacccggcccctcactcccccccagtaacccacagccccccaacccggcccctcgctcccccccccataacccacagccccccagcccggcccctcactcccccccagtAACCCACAGCCCCCAAACCCGGCCCCTCGCTCCCCCCAgtaacccacagccccccagcccggcccctagTCCCCCCCAGTAACCCACAGCCCTCCAACCCGGCCCCTAGTCCCCCCCAGTaacccccagcccggcccctcgctcccccccagtaacccacagccccccaacccggccccacactcccccccagtaacccacagccccccaacccggcccctcgctcccccccgtaacccacagccccccaacccggcccctcgctcccccccagtaacccacagccccccaacccggcCCCTCGCTCCCCCCCAGTAACCCACAGTCCCCCAACCCGGCCCCTCGCTCCCCCCCgtaacccacagccccccaacccggcCCCTCGTTCCCCCCCCGTtacccacagccccccagcccggcccctcgctccccccccagtaacccacagccccccagcccggcccctcgCTCCCCCCNNNNNNNNNNNNNNNNNNNNNNNNNNNNNNNNNNNNNNNNNNNNNNNNNNNNNNNNNNNNNNNNNNNNNNNNNNNNNNNNNNNNNNNNNNNNNNNNNNNNNNNNNNNNNNNNNNNNNNNNNNNNNNNNNNNNNNNNNNNNNNNNNNNNNNNNNNNNNNNNNNNNNNNNNNNNNNNNNNNNNNNNNNNNNNNNNNNNNNNNAGGTCCCCTGACTGCAGGGGGCCCTGTGCTAGCAGGAAATCGGGGAAaagctggggcatgggggggatGCTGCTGCCCAGACCCAGGGAGGAGCAAGATCTCCCCAGAGCTCAACAGACCGGCCCAGACAGGAAGTGtggccagcaggggtgggggggctggtggCGAGTTCGGGATTCCCCATGGGACCCAACTGGCCCCAGCGAGGGGTGCCAGGTACAGCAGGCATGCAGCTGCGAGTCAGCACCTGGGCACCTCTGCCATGGGCAGTGCCAGCACCAGGACCCCCAAACACAGCGGGAGGAGGTGCCTGGTGCATTCCCTCAACCCGAGCTGGGCTgagccctctggggtgggggggccactTACCTGGGGGCACCTCCAGGTGCCAGCTCTTATCCAGAGGGGGCGTCTCCTGCCTCTGCCAGGCCTGGGGTCCCTGGAGGGGGTTGGGTGAGGGAGAGCACTGGTCCTGTGCAGGGACACGCAATCACACGCATGCTCGTCTGCATGACAACATAATGCTCACATGCAGAGACAGACGAGTGGCCACACGCACGGACATACCTAGCCAGGGgcgctgagagccactgaaccaaaggAACCCTGGATACGATGGGAACCGCTTCAAGCTGGGGGtgcagcaccccccgccccccgtttcAGCACT belongs to Natator depressus isolate rNatDep1 chromosome 24, rNatDep2.hap1, whole genome shotgun sequence and includes:
- the SLC50A1 gene encoding sugar transporter SWEET1, translating into MFRTRSVENIQFLPFLTTDVNNLSWLSYGCLKQDWTLITVNTIGAALQTLYILVYLYFSPEKRRVLLQSAALLGVLTLGFCYFNLLTPDLDVRLAHLGLFCSVFTISMYLSPLAALAKVIRTRSTRCLSFPLTVATFLASASWTLYGLQLNDLYIMVPNVPGIVTSILRFWLFWQFPPDQDKLYKPLQA
- the DPM3 gene encoding dolichol-phosphate mannosyltransferase subunit 3, producing the protein MTKLVQWLCGLALLGTAWATLALDPLGLHLPLPCQQVLWPFPVYLLVAFGCYSLATIGYRLATFNDCEAAAKELQEQIREARADLSRRGLKF